The following are encoded together in the Vigna unguiculata cultivar IT97K-499-35 chromosome 2, ASM411807v1, whole genome shotgun sequence genome:
- the LOC114173831 gene encoding probable lipid-A-disaccharide synthase, mitochondrial isoform X1, which translates to MLSNWIPAISLGAKGLIRRNRNSNPNPKIVCVQWFSFSSSKAPIDMAARDGELRVFLVAGEVSGDSIASRLMASLRLFSPFPLRFAGVGGAKMASEGLKSLFSMEDISVMGLWELLPHLYRIRVKLKETVEAAVLFEPHVVLTVDSKGFSFRFLKQLRARYSQNNLDFPSHFHYVAPSFWAWKGGEARLRGLAEFVDHLLCILPNEDRICRLNGLYATAVGHPVLEDVLELNLRNNSTIHEWRAKGNAEDFRNKYAVPAGATVISLLPGSRVQEVSRMLPIFSDTVELMKDTVPQLMTVIHVAPNEHVENFMAGAIHRWPVPVILIPGGTTQLRYDAFSACRVALCTSGTVAVELQLARLPCVVAYRAHILTEWYVRYKAKIQYMSLPNILLDKAIIPEALFQSCKPANLALLLNDLIHDGGCREEQIIAAQKFVELLLPSERTKHNLPQQHLRSYADYTPSAIAALTILNHGKPVTSI; encoded by the exons ATGCTCTCTAATTGGATTCCTGCGATTTCGTTGGGTGCAAAAGGTTTAATCAGAAGGAATCGGAATTCGAACCCTAATCCAAAGATCGTGTGTGTGCAGtggttctcattttcttcttccaaaGCTCCAATAGACATGGCTGCCAGAGATGGAGAACTGAGGGTTTTTCTTGTTGCCGGTGAAGTTTCTGGAGATTCCATCGCTTCTCGCCTAATGGCTTCGCTTAGACTTTTCTCCCCTTTTCCTCTTCGCTTTGCTGGTGTTGGTGG GGCTAAGATGGCAAGTGAAGGGTTGAAGTCTCTATTTTCTATGGAGGATATTTCGGTAATGGGTCTTTGGGAGCTTTTGCCTCATCTGTATAGAATCAGA GTGAAACTGAAGGAAACTGTTGAAGCTGCTGTTCTATTTGAACCTCATGTTGTATTAACTGTTGATTCTAAGGGATTTTCTTTTCGGTTCTTGAAACAACTTCGAG CTAGATACAGTCAGAACAATTTGGATTTTCCATCACACTTTCACTATGTGGCACCATCATTCTGGGCATGGAAAGGAGGTGAAGCGAGACTCAGAGGACTAGCAGAATTTGTGGATCATCTATTGTGCATACTTCCAAATGAAGACAGAATATGTAGATTGAATGGATTGTACGCAACAGCTGTTGGGCATCCGGTCCTGGAAGATGTTCTGGAATTGAATTTG AGAAACAATTCCACGATTCATGAATGGAGGGCGAAAGGCAATGCCGAAGATTTCCGAAATAAGTACGCAGTGCCAGCAG GAGCCACTGTGATTAGCTTACTTCCTGGAAGCAGAGTGCAAGAAGTCAGTCGGATGCTTCCCATCTTTTCAGATACGGTGGAACTGATGAAAGACACGGTTCCACAGTTGATGACAGTCATTCATGTAGCACCTAATGAGCATGTGGAAAATTTTATGGCTGGTGCTATTCATAGATGGCCTGTGCCAGTTATATTGATTCCAGGTGGAACAACACAACTAAGATATGATGCTTTTAGT GCATGTAGAGTTGCACTATGCACATCTGGAACAGTTGCTGTGGAGCTGCAGCTTGCACGATTACCCTGTGTTGTTGCATATCGTGCCCATATTTTGACAGAATGGTACGTTCGGTACAAAGCTAAGATACAGTACATGTCACTTCCCAATATTCTTTTGGACAAGGCCATTATTCCTGAAGCACTCTTTCAATCTTGCAAACCGGCAAACTTAGCCTTGTTGCTCAA TGATTTAATACACGATGGTGGTTGTCGAGAAGAACAAATAATTGCTGCACAAAAGTTTGTCGAGCTTCTATTGCCTTCAGAGAGAACAAAGCACAACCTTCCACAACAACATTTGAGATCTTATGCGGACTACACCCCAAGTGCAATTGCAGCATTGACTATATTAAACCATGGGAAACCAGTGACTAGTATCTAA
- the LOC114173831 gene encoding probable lipid-A-disaccharide synthase, mitochondrial isoform X2, translating into MASEGLKSLFSMEDISVMGLWELLPHLYRIRVKLKETVEAAVLFEPHVVLTVDSKGFSFRFLKQLRARYSQNNLDFPSHFHYVAPSFWAWKGGEARLRGLAEFVDHLLCILPNEDRICRLNGLYATAVGHPVLEDVLELNLRNNSTIHEWRAKGNAEDFRNKYAVPAGATVISLLPGSRVQEVSRMLPIFSDTVELMKDTVPQLMTVIHVAPNEHVENFMAGAIHRWPVPVILIPGGTTQLRYDAFSACRVALCTSGTVAVELQLARLPCVVAYRAHILTEWYVRYKAKIQYMSLPNILLDKAIIPEALFQSCKPANLALLLNDLIHDGGCREEQIIAAQKFVELLLPSERTKHNLPQQHLRSYADYTPSAIAALTILNHGKPVTSI; encoded by the exons ATGGCAAGTGAAGGGTTGAAGTCTCTATTTTCTATGGAGGATATTTCGGTAATGGGTCTTTGGGAGCTTTTGCCTCATCTGTATAGAATCAGA GTGAAACTGAAGGAAACTGTTGAAGCTGCTGTTCTATTTGAACCTCATGTTGTATTAACTGTTGATTCTAAGGGATTTTCTTTTCGGTTCTTGAAACAACTTCGAG CTAGATACAGTCAGAACAATTTGGATTTTCCATCACACTTTCACTATGTGGCACCATCATTCTGGGCATGGAAAGGAGGTGAAGCGAGACTCAGAGGACTAGCAGAATTTGTGGATCATCTATTGTGCATACTTCCAAATGAAGACAGAATATGTAGATTGAATGGATTGTACGCAACAGCTGTTGGGCATCCGGTCCTGGAAGATGTTCTGGAATTGAATTTG AGAAACAATTCCACGATTCATGAATGGAGGGCGAAAGGCAATGCCGAAGATTTCCGAAATAAGTACGCAGTGCCAGCAG GAGCCACTGTGATTAGCTTACTTCCTGGAAGCAGAGTGCAAGAAGTCAGTCGGATGCTTCCCATCTTTTCAGATACGGTGGAACTGATGAAAGACACGGTTCCACAGTTGATGACAGTCATTCATGTAGCACCTAATGAGCATGTGGAAAATTTTATGGCTGGTGCTATTCATAGATGGCCTGTGCCAGTTATATTGATTCCAGGTGGAACAACACAACTAAGATATGATGCTTTTAGT GCATGTAGAGTTGCACTATGCACATCTGGAACAGTTGCTGTGGAGCTGCAGCTTGCACGATTACCCTGTGTTGTTGCATATCGTGCCCATATTTTGACAGAATGGTACGTTCGGTACAAAGCTAAGATACAGTACATGTCACTTCCCAATATTCTTTTGGACAAGGCCATTATTCCTGAAGCACTCTTTCAATCTTGCAAACCGGCAAACTTAGCCTTGTTGCTCAA TGATTTAATACACGATGGTGGTTGTCGAGAAGAACAAATAATTGCTGCACAAAAGTTTGTCGAGCTTCTATTGCCTTCAGAGAGAACAAAGCACAACCTTCCACAACAACATTTGAGATCTTATGCGGACTACACCCCAAGTGCAATTGCAGCATTGACTATATTAAACCATGGGAAACCAGTGACTAGTATCTAA